From a region of the Paenibacillus lutimineralis genome:
- a CDS encoding MBL fold metallo-hydrolase: MDQLVFLGTGDAMGVPRLYCDCEVCTEARSGGENRRYRSAVAVECGAEEQFMIDCGPDFRVSMERRGQRFIEHMLITHAHFDHIGGLPEWADACRWLGRRGQMYAPREVVDIILRQYPWLERNLDIHFVDEGIVLARWKIYGWKVNHGKNGYSYAYRLDKPGYAWAYCSDSIDLPPEQRAPLQGLDLLILGTSFYKELAEFSTRSVYDVTEALGLLQEIKPKRTIFTHMSHDIDQRKDYALPKGASFASTGMRVSLG, translated from the coding sequence ATGGATCAACTTGTGTTCCTTGGTACAGGTGATGCGATGGGCGTGCCAAGACTGTATTGCGATTGCGAAGTATGTACGGAAGCAAGGAGCGGCGGAGAGAACCGGAGGTATCGTTCTGCTGTAGCAGTAGAATGCGGGGCAGAGGAGCAATTCATGATCGATTGTGGTCCGGATTTCCGGGTCAGCATGGAGCGGCGTGGCCAGAGATTTATCGAGCACATGCTGATTACGCACGCTCACTTCGACCATATCGGAGGATTGCCGGAATGGGCCGATGCCTGCCGCTGGCTGGGGAGAAGAGGGCAAATGTACGCTCCCCGTGAAGTCGTGGACATCATTCTACGCCAATATCCTTGGCTGGAACGGAATCTCGATATACATTTTGTGGATGAAGGTATCGTATTGGCTAGATGGAAGATATATGGCTGGAAAGTAAACCACGGCAAGAATGGCTATTCCTATGCCTATCGGCTTGATAAGCCCGGCTACGCCTGGGCTTACTGCTCGGATTCCATCGATTTGCCGCCGGAGCAGAGAGCGCCGCTCCAAGGGCTTGATCTGTTGATCCTTGGAACAAGCTTCTATAAAGAGCTGGCCGAATTCTCTACGCGGTCTGTCTATGATGTAACGGAGGCACTGGGTCTACTGCAGGAAATTAAACCAAAGCGTACGATCTTTACACATATGTCTCATGATATCGATCAGCGTAAGGATTATGCTCTGCCTAAGGGTGCATCCTTTGCCAGCACAGGAATGAGAGTGTCGCTAGGGTAG